In Reichenbachiella agarivorans, one genomic interval encodes:
- a CDS encoding sigma-70 family RNA polymerase sigma factor, with protein MEEAIEKNNYTDQEKQQLVDMEFMPHLRALYNFAYKLTYDEDDSKDLVQDTYMKAYRFINSFQKGTNAKAWLFRILKNSFINEFRKKSKQPAQVDYQEVEGYYNSEGTEKPSSTTDLRVDSVKNMMGDEITSALNSLDVDFRTVIILCDLEGFTYDEMAKILDIPIGTVRSRIHRARNLLKEKLAGYAASMGY; from the coding sequence ATGGAAGAAGCCATCGAGAAAAACAATTATACAGATCAGGAAAAGCAACAACTTGTAGATATGGAGTTTATGCCACATCTGCGTGCACTGTATAATTTCGCTTACAAACTGACCTATGACGAAGATGACTCCAAAGATTTGGTACAGGATACTTACATGAAAGCCTATCGCTTCATCAATTCATTTCAAAAAGGAACTAATGCCAAAGCGTGGTTGTTTAGAATCCTGAAAAATAGTTTTATCAACGAGTTTAGGAAAAAAAGCAAACAGCCCGCACAAGTAGATTATCAGGAAGTAGAAGGGTATTACAACTCAGAAGGGACAGAAAAACCCTCATCAACAACTGATTTACGCGTAGATTCAGTCAAAAACATGATGGGTGACGAAATCACTTCTGCACTCAATAGTCTCGATGTGGATTTTCGAACAGTGATCATTCTTTGCGATTTGGAGGGGTTCACCTATGATGAAATGGCGAAAATACTGGACATCCCTATCGGTACAGTTAGATCTAGAATTCACAGAGCTAGAAATTTGTTAAAAGAAAAACTAGCTGGTTATGCTGCCAGCATGGGTTATTAA
- the gmk gene encoding guanylate kinase, whose translation MNEGKAIIFSAPSGSGKTTIVKHLLAELPQLSFSISASTRDKRGRSEADGKDYYFLSPDEFKNKIDNQEFIEWEEVYEGNFYGTLKSEIDRIWAMGQHVIFDVDVKGGLNLKKYFGDKALAIFVKVSNIETLSERLKDRGTEDEKSLSRRLFKAKFEMSFENQFDLTIVNEDLEQSFAESKKTVSDFLAS comes from the coding sequence ATGAACGAAGGAAAAGCCATTATCTTCTCAGCGCCGTCTGGCTCTGGAAAAACCACCATAGTCAAACATCTACTTGCCGAATTGCCACAATTGTCATTTAGCATCTCTGCCTCCACCAGAGACAAACGCGGCAGAAGTGAAGCCGATGGAAAAGACTACTATTTCCTCTCTCCAGATGAATTTAAAAATAAAATAGACAATCAAGAATTCATCGAATGGGAAGAAGTCTATGAAGGCAACTTCTACGGTACGCTAAAATCAGAAATCGACAGAATATGGGCCATGGGCCAGCATGTCATCTTTGACGTGGACGTCAAAGGTGGCTTGAATCTTAAAAAATATTTTGGAGACAAAGCTCTGGCGATATTTGTCAAGGTTTCCAACATCGAAACCTTGTCTGAAAGACTGAAAGACAGAGGTACAGAAGACGAAAAAAGCCTTTCCAGACGCTTGTTCAAAGCTAAATTTGAGATGTCTTTTGAAAATCAATTTGACCTCACCATTGTCAACGAAGATTTGGAACAGTCCTTTGCTGAGAGTAAAAAAACCGTATCGGACTTCTTGGCTTCATGA
- the nadD gene encoding nicotinate (nicotinamide) nucleotide adenylyltransferase, with translation MNTQLRVGLFFGSFNPIHIGHMIIAQAVVDSGQVDELWFVVSPQNPFKQNKNLLHEFDRYDMVQAAIQDQPKMKVSDIEFSLPKPSFTVKTLAVLSEKHLDKEFKLIIGEDNLSNFHKWKNYEQILKHHQLIVYPRPNSTPPKIDLSEQIEMINAPMLHISATFIREAIEKGHSIKYLVPSEVDYFIKSKNLYL, from the coding sequence ATGAACACACAATTGAGAGTAGGATTATTTTTTGGATCTTTCAATCCTATACACATAGGACACATGATCATCGCACAAGCCGTAGTGGATTCGGGTCAAGTGGACGAACTTTGGTTTGTGGTCAGCCCCCAAAACCCATTCAAGCAGAATAAGAACCTCCTGCACGAGTTTGACCGCTACGACATGGTACAAGCTGCGATCCAAGACCAGCCCAAAATGAAAGTGTCAGACATAGAGTTTTCACTCCCCAAACCAAGTTTTACAGTAAAAACACTGGCTGTACTATCAGAAAAGCACTTGGACAAAGAGTTCAAATTGATCATTGGTGAAGACAACCTGTCGAATTTTCACAAGTGGAAAAACTATGAACAAATACTGAAGCACCATCAACTCATCGTGTACCCAAGACCCAACTCTACTCCTCCCAAGATCGATCTGAGTGAGCAGATAGAAATGATCAACGCGCCGATGCTGCATATCTCAGCAACTTTTATCCGAGAAGCCATAGAAAAAGGGCACTCGATCAAATACCTAGTGCCCTCTGAAGTAGACTATTTTATCAAGAGTAAAAACCTCTATCTCTAG
- the frr gene encoding ribosome recycling factor has protein sequence MEEIEMFLEEAKELMDKSVNHCNHELSKIRAGKATPNMLDGLMVEYYGSPTPISQVATINTPDARTLSIKPWEKGVIANIERAIINSDLGLNPQNDGEQIRINIPPLTGDRRKDLVKQVKNEAENGKISIRNIRKDTNDSLRKLLKDGASEDSIKDAEASVQKMTDAHVLKIDDLVVLKEKDIMTI, from the coding sequence ATGGAAGAGATCGAAATGTTTTTGGAAGAAGCCAAAGAATTGATGGATAAATCTGTAAACCATTGTAACCACGAGTTGTCCAAAATTAGAGCGGGTAAGGCCACTCCCAATATGTTGGATGGATTGATGGTAGAGTACTATGGTTCACCGACTCCCATCAGCCAAGTAGCGACAATCAATACCCCAGATGCAAGAACTCTGTCTATCAAGCCTTGGGAAAAAGGTGTGATAGCCAATATCGAAAGAGCAATTATCAACAGTGACTTGGGTTTGAATCCGCAAAATGATGGAGAACAAATCAGAATCAATATTCCTCCGTTGACAGGAGATAGAAGAAAGGATTTGGTCAAGCAGGTCAAAAATGAAGCAGAGAATGGTAAAATTAGTATTCGCAATATCAGAAAGGATACCAATGATTCTCTTAGAAAGTTGCTGAAAGATGGTGCATCCGAAGACTCAATCAAAGATGCTGAGGCATCGGTTCAAAAAATGACCGACGCTCATGTACTGAAGATAGATGATTTGGTGGTGCTTAAAGAGAAAGATATAATGACTATCTAG
- the pyrH gene encoding UMP kinase, with amino-acid sequence MKYKRILLKLSGEALMGDKQYGIDASRLDKYVQDIKKVHEQNIEIAIVIGGGNIFRGVQAESSGIDRVQGDYMGMLATVINAMALQSALEKAGLFTRLMSGIKIEEVCEPFIKRRAVRHLEKGRIVIFGAGIGNPYFTTDSTASLRAIEVEADVVLKGTRVDGVYTADPEKNPDAVRYTNLSFQEAYEKGLNIMDMTAFTLCQENNLPIIVFDMNKEGNFYRIVKGEDVGTLIS; translated from the coding sequence ATGAAGTACAAAAGAATATTGTTGAAGCTAAGTGGAGAAGCCCTGATGGGGGATAAGCAGTACGGGATAGATGCTTCAAGATTGGACAAATATGTCCAAGACATTAAAAAAGTACACGAGCAAAATATTGAAATTGCGATAGTAATCGGCGGTGGAAATATTTTTAGAGGAGTACAGGCAGAGAGCTCAGGTATAGACAGAGTGCAGGGAGACTACATGGGAATGTTGGCTACAGTGATCAATGCCATGGCGTTGCAATCTGCTTTAGAAAAAGCGGGGCTCTTTACTCGATTGATGTCGGGAATTAAAATCGAAGAGGTTTGTGAGCCATTCATCAAACGTCGGGCAGTTCGCCATCTAGAGAAAGGCAGGATTGTGATCTTTGGAGCCGGCATAGGCAACCCTTACTTTACTACAGATTCTACGGCAAGCTTGAGAGCGATTGAGGTAGAAGCAGACGTGGTGTTGAAAGGAACCAGAGTGGATGGCGTATATACCGCAGATCCAGAAAAGAACCCAGATGCTGTGCGATACACCAACCTTTCATTTCAAGAAGCCTATGAGAAGGGGCTTAATATCATGGACATGACGGCTTTCACTCTTTGTCAAGAAAATAATCTCCCAATCATTGTCTTTGATATGAACAAGGAAGGTAATTTTTACAGAATTGTGAAAGGGGAAGACGTCGGAACCCTGATTTCTTAA
- a CDS encoding acetyl-CoA carboxylase biotin carboxyl carrier protein subunit has product MKKITINKSTFELEEVEGAFFLNAKPYSLDMYQRHDGSIHIEHGCKSHLVEIVSVDAKTKTVSMIIDGRAIQAHVQDELDLMLEKIGLESDIEATDQEIKAPMPGTILEICVKEGQSVAKGDSLVILEAMKMENIIKSPCDGVLTSILVTKGETVEKGKILLIF; this is encoded by the coding sequence ATGAAAAAAATTACTATTAACAAAAGCACCTTTGAACTTGAAGAAGTCGAAGGTGCTTTTTTTTTGAATGCAAAGCCATATAGCCTAGATATGTACCAAAGGCATGATGGTAGTATTCATATAGAGCATGGTTGTAAATCCCATTTGGTAGAGATTGTTTCGGTTGATGCCAAGACCAAGACAGTGTCAATGATCATAGACGGGAGAGCCATACAAGCCCATGTACAAGACGAGCTCGATCTGATGCTCGAAAAAATCGGATTAGAATCTGATATAGAAGCGACTGATCAGGAAATCAAAGCACCTATGCCTGGAACTATCTTGGAAATATGTGTGAAAGAGGGACAATCTGTTGCCAAGGGAGACAGTCTGGTGATCTTGGAAGCTATGAAAATGGAAAATATAATCAAGAGTCCATGTGATGGCGTGCTGACATCTATTCTAGTGACAAAAGGAGAGACAGTAGAAAAGGGCAAAATTCTATTGATATTTTAA
- a CDS encoding Lrp/AsnC ligand binding domain-containing protein: MAKNYEIDEVDLKILSHLMIDAKTPYTEIAKKVYVSGGTVHVRMKKLEEMGVVLGTTLQLDYSKLGFDVTCFLGIYLQRSSLYDQVVEELKKISEVVRIHYTTGNYNIFIKIHCRDTNHLREVLHDKIQKVDGIERTETLISLDESMSRPIQLG; encoded by the coding sequence ATGGCGAAAAATTATGAAATTGATGAAGTGGATTTGAAAATCCTATCTCACCTGATGATTGACGCTAAAACTCCCTATACGGAGATAGCAAAAAAGGTGTACGTTTCTGGTGGAACAGTCCATGTCAGAATGAAGAAGTTGGAAGAGATGGGTGTGGTTTTAGGTACGACCCTTCAGCTTGATTATTCCAAGCTTGGGTTTGACGTCACGTGTTTCTTAGGGATATATCTACAGCGAAGCTCTTTGTATGATCAAGTAGTAGAGGAACTGAAGAAGATATCAGAAGTAGTACGGATTCATTATACGACGGGTAATTATAATATATTTATCAAAATCCATTGTAGAGATACCAATCATCTCAGAGAGGTACTCCATGATAAAATCCAAAAGGTGGATGGAATAGAAAGAACCGAAACCTTGATCTCTCTGGATGAAAGTATGAGTCGCCCGATTCAATTGGGTTAA
- a CDS encoding AMP-binding protein → MKDYPWFKQYPEGIPHEINPDCYSSLVDLLDTGFKKYAELPAMENMGKVLTYAELEVQVNHMASYFQHHTTLQKGDRIAIQMPNLLQYPVAMFAALKAGLVVVNVNPLYTASEMKHQINDAGAKAIVILENFASNLEKILPETKIELIITTEIGDLFGGLKKIITNFVVKRIKKMVPSFSLPNVVHFNDALKLGATKTFENIEIKGADLAFLQYTGGTTGVSKGAMLTHRNLVANLEQVSGWLEVLLKEGKEIVITALPLYHIFALTSNCFTMFKYGAHNVLITNPRDMPAFIKEMGKHQFTVITGVNTLFNGLLNQEKFKSLDFSKLKVAIGGGMAVQKPVAEKWMKVTGSCLAEGYGLTETSPVLTVNPLNGHHKLGTIGVPMPSTEIKLMNDDGNEVGFNEPGELYAKGPQVMKGYWQKPDETANVMDGEWFKTGDIAMLDEDGFIKIVDRKKEMILVSGFNVYPNEIEETLAAHPKILEVGAIGVPSKKSTESVKVFIVKKDDSLTEEEVMTYARENLTAYKCPKHVEFCKELPKSNVGKILRRILKENDAKANTYE, encoded by the coding sequence ATGAAAGATTACCCTTGGTTCAAACAATATCCTGAAGGAATTCCACACGAGATCAATCCCGATTGTTATTCCTCTTTAGTTGATCTACTAGATACAGGATTTAAAAAATACGCAGAGTTGCCAGCAATGGAAAACATGGGCAAAGTGTTGACCTATGCTGAATTGGAGGTACAGGTAAACCATATGGCCAGCTATTTCCAACATCACACAACACTACAAAAAGGTGACCGCATCGCCATACAAATGCCCAATCTGCTACAATATCCCGTAGCGATGTTTGCTGCACTCAAGGCCGGGCTAGTCGTAGTGAATGTCAATCCACTATATACTGCCTCAGAAATGAAACATCAGATCAATGATGCTGGAGCAAAAGCCATTGTGATATTAGAAAATTTTGCCAGCAATCTCGAAAAAATACTCCCGGAGACCAAAATAGAGCTCATCATCACAACTGAAATCGGTGACCTGTTTGGTGGATTGAAAAAAATCATCACCAACTTCGTAGTAAAACGGATCAAGAAAATGGTTCCCTCCTTCAGCTTACCCAATGTGGTTCACTTTAATGACGCATTGAAACTTGGAGCAACCAAAACATTTGAAAATATAGAAATCAAAGGGGCTGACTTAGCATTCTTACAATATACTGGTGGCACGACTGGTGTGTCTAAAGGTGCCATGCTGACACACAGAAATCTGGTAGCCAATCTCGAACAAGTCAGTGGTTGGCTAGAAGTACTCCTAAAAGAAGGGAAAGAAATTGTCATTACTGCTCTGCCATTGTACCACATTTTTGCTTTAACCAGCAATTGCTTTACGATGTTCAAATATGGGGCACACAATGTCCTGATCACCAACCCACGTGACATGCCCGCGTTCATCAAAGAGATGGGCAAACATCAATTTACAGTGATTACAGGTGTCAACACGCTATTTAATGGCTTGCTCAACCAAGAGAAATTCAAAAGTCTTGACTTTAGCAAACTCAAGGTAGCCATTGGTGGGGGTATGGCCGTACAAAAACCAGTTGCCGAAAAATGGATGAAGGTTACAGGATCTTGTTTGGCTGAGGGTTACGGACTGACAGAGACCTCACCAGTTTTAACAGTAAACCCACTCAATGGTCATCACAAATTAGGCACCATCGGTGTACCTATGCCTAGTACCGAAATCAAGTTGATGAATGACGATGGCAATGAGGTAGGCTTCAATGAGCCAGGGGAGTTGTACGCAAAGGGACCACAAGTCATGAAGGGATACTGGCAGAAACCTGATGAAACAGCCAATGTAATGGATGGTGAATGGTTCAAAACTGGTGATATTGCCATGCTTGACGAAGATGGGTTTATCAAAATCGTGGATCGAAAGAAGGAAATGATATTAGTTTCTGGATTCAACGTGTACCCCAATGAAATTGAAGAGACCTTAGCTGCACACCCTAAAATATTAGAGGTGGGAGCAATCGGTGTACCTAGTAAAAAATCCACAGAATCTGTCAAAGTTTTCATTGTAAAGAAAGATGACTCTCTCACCGAAGAAGAGGTAATGACCTATGCAAGGGAAAATCTAACTGCCTACAAATGCCCCAAACATGTGGAATTTTGCAAGGAGCTACCTAAATCCAATGTAGGTAAAATATTGAGAAGAATCCTCAAAGAGAATGACGCCAAAGCAAACACCTACGAATAA
- a CDS encoding DUF3078 domain-containing protein codes for MKKFILGFLLLSPLFSQAQSDTTYWTKGGNVGITFNQATLKNWAAGGINSYSGGAYFGQFFDYKKGGIIWINTIDLGFGFIKEDEADRKKADDRIVLTSQFGKSIGEGKWYYSAMLDFRTQFAKGFESSNQDNYISRFMSPGYLLAAIGADYKPNDNFSASFGLISGKMTFVTDQDLADSGSFGVDGAELDGTGAIIAGTGKNMRAEFGATIKVSYNKEIFKNTTYATNLLLFTNYMENTDKIDVNWENTLTMKVNDFLSAMIYIQTIYDYDIKFYDMDINGDPILSTEEDRWQFKSILSLGLAYKFGATRG; via the coding sequence ATGAAAAAATTCATACTAGGCTTTCTATTGTTAAGTCCACTATTTTCTCAAGCACAATCAGACACTACATATTGGACTAAAGGTGGTAACGTTGGCATCACCTTTAACCAAGCTACGCTTAAAAACTGGGCAGCTGGCGGAATTAACTCTTACTCTGGAGGTGCCTACTTCGGTCAATTCTTTGACTATAAAAAAGGAGGAATCATTTGGATTAATACCATTGATTTAGGATTTGGTTTTATCAAAGAAGACGAGGCAGACAGAAAAAAAGCAGATGATAGAATCGTATTGACATCTCAATTTGGAAAAAGTATAGGCGAAGGTAAATGGTATTACAGTGCCATGTTAGACTTCAGAACACAGTTTGCTAAAGGCTTTGAGTCGTCAAACCAAGATAACTACATCTCTAGGTTTATGTCTCCTGGCTATTTATTGGCAGCAATTGGTGCCGACTATAAACCTAACGACAATTTCAGTGCATCATTTGGCTTGATCTCAGGTAAAATGACTTTCGTGACAGATCAAGATTTAGCAGACTCAGGTTCTTTTGGAGTAGATGGTGCAGAACTAGACGGCACTGGCGCTATCATAGCTGGTACTGGGAAAAACATGCGAGCGGAGTTTGGTGCTACCATCAAGGTATCTTATAACAAAGAAATATTCAAAAACACTACCTATGCAACCAACCTTCTTTTGTTTACTAACTACATGGAAAACACTGACAAGATCGATGTAAACTGGGAGAACACCTTGACAATGAAGGTCAACGATTTCCTCTCTGCCATGATCTATATCCAAACCATCTATGATTATGACATCAAGTTTTATGATATGGATATCAATGGCGATCCTATTTTATCGACAGAAGAAGATAGATGGCAGTTTAAAAGCATTCTTAGTCTAGGCCTTGCTTACAAATTCGGAGCAACCAGAGGATAA
- a CDS encoding diacylglycerol/lipid kinase family protein, with amino-acid sequence MSLKRKALFITNPISGAGGKINITELIQSNLDSSKFDWSIYETTGRGDATLRAQQAVKESYDLVVAVGGDGTINEVAQGLINTNVCMSILPKGSGNGLANHLNISTQLPQAISQLNHARETWIDTGWFNEQLFLNVAGIGFDAQVAYAFDHHNQRGLFSYIFLSLREFFNFSAPNFTIEADDQRIETKAFIVTIANGSQYGNNAFIAPNANISDGLLDLVIIHPFKPWQLFTFPAKLFARKLKSSSNYQFIKAKKICITSTSSNAQLDGEPYLTSMVSKIEIKPNSLKMLVP; translated from the coding sequence ATGTCTCTCAAAAGGAAAGCACTTTTCATCACCAATCCTATTTCGGGAGCAGGTGGAAAAATCAATATCACAGAACTCATACAATCCAACCTCGATTCCAGCAAGTTTGATTGGTCAATCTATGAAACAACGGGCCGAGGGGATGCCACACTACGTGCACAGCAAGCTGTCAAAGAATCCTATGATCTAGTGGTTGCTGTTGGGGGTGATGGTACAATCAACGAAGTAGCCCAAGGGCTCATCAATACCAACGTCTGCATGTCCATACTCCCGAAAGGGTCAGGCAATGGACTAGCCAATCACCTCAACATCTCCACACAGCTCCCTCAGGCTATTTCTCAGCTCAACCATGCCCGTGAGACGTGGATTGATACAGGCTGGTTCAACGAACAACTTTTCCTGAATGTGGCTGGTATTGGTTTTGATGCCCAAGTAGCCTACGCCTTTGACCACCACAACCAAAGAGGCCTTTTCTCATATATTTTTCTTTCGCTGAGAGAATTTTTCAATTTTTCAGCTCCCAACTTCACCATCGAGGCTGACGATCAACGCATCGAAACGAAAGCATTCATTGTGACCATCGCCAATGGCAGTCAGTATGGCAACAATGCCTTCATCGCTCCAAATGCTAACATTAGTGACGGTTTACTAGACTTGGTTATCATACATCCCTTTAAGCCTTGGCAATTGTTTACCTTTCCAGCAAAACTTTTTGCTAGAAAACTAAAATCATCCTCCAACTACCAATTCATCAAAGCAAAAAAAATTTGCATCACCAGTACCTCCTCCAATGCACAACTAGACGGAGAACCCTACCTCACCAGCATGGTAAGTAAAATTGAAATTAAACCCAACTCGCTAAAGATGCTCGTGCC